Proteins found in one Alicyclobacillus cycloheptanicus genomic segment:
- a CDS encoding aldo/keto reductase, which yields MRLELSSRVALHNGVQMPWFGLGVYKVQAGGEVEHAVRAAIATGYRSIDTAALYGNEEGVGRAIQASGAARDEIFVTTKVWNTDQGFDTTREAFETSRRKLGLDVVDLYLIHWPVKGKYLDTWRAMEELYREGKVRAIGVSNFQIHHLQDLLDHCEIRPMVNQVEYHPYLTQVELRTFCEQNQIRLEAWAPLMRGRLMDDPVLQQIASAHEKTVAQVVLRWDLQHGVVTIPKSVRPERIRENADIFDFELSEQEMAQIDGLNRNERCGPDPDNFHF from the coding sequence CCCTGGTTTGGGTTAGGCGTGTACAAGGTCCAGGCCGGCGGCGAAGTGGAGCATGCCGTGCGTGCCGCGATTGCCACTGGCTACCGGAGTATTGACACAGCGGCATTGTACGGCAACGAGGAAGGCGTAGGACGCGCCATCCAGGCTTCCGGCGCGGCCCGGGACGAAATTTTTGTCACCACAAAAGTGTGGAACACCGACCAGGGCTTTGACACGACACGCGAGGCGTTTGAAACGAGCCGCAGGAAACTGGGCCTGGACGTCGTCGACTTGTATCTGATTCACTGGCCCGTCAAAGGTAAGTACCTTGACACCTGGCGTGCGATGGAAGAACTGTACCGCGAAGGAAAGGTTCGTGCGATTGGGGTCAGCAACTTTCAAATCCACCACCTGCAGGACCTGCTCGACCACTGTGAGATTCGCCCGATGGTAAACCAGGTGGAGTATCATCCGTACCTGACCCAGGTCGAACTGCGGACCTTCTGCGAACAAAACCAGATTCGGCTGGAGGCATGGGCTCCGCTCATGCGCGGCCGGTTGATGGATGACCCCGTACTCCAGCAAATCGCGTCCGCACACGAGAAGACGGTTGCTCAGGTGGTGCTTCGCTGGGACTTGCAGCACGGGGTCGTGACCATTCCGAAGTCTGTGCGTCCGGAGCGGATTCGCGAAAACGCGGACATCTTTGATTTTGAATTGAGCGAGCAGGAAATGGCGCAAATTGATGGGTTAAACCGCAATGAGCGGTGCGGGCCTGACCCGGACAACTTTCATTTTTAA
- a CDS encoding Fur family transcriptional regulator — MQRAQFGVEDAAQVLKSAGLRVTQQRLAVLMLLYQTPRHCTVEELYELLRQTTPAISLATLYNTMKAFVDAGIAQELPFGDGPSRYDVNTEPHHHLVCDECGEMIDITLPDPALTSAAQAHDFHIRSFHIEVRGVCAACAAKRERETFKR; from the coding sequence ATGCAGCGCGCCCAGTTTGGAGTGGAGGATGCGGCACAGGTGTTGAAGTCAGCAGGGCTGCGGGTGACCCAGCAGCGGCTGGCTGTCCTGATGTTGTTGTATCAGACCCCGCGCCACTGCACCGTCGAGGAGCTTTACGAACTGCTGCGCCAGACGACGCCTGCCATCAGCCTGGCCACCCTGTATAACACCATGAAAGCTTTTGTCGATGCCGGCATCGCGCAGGAGCTTCCCTTTGGGGATGGGCCGTCCCGATACGACGTCAACACGGAACCCCACCACCACCTCGTATGCGACGAGTGCGGTGAAATGATTGACATCACCCTGCCTGACCCGGCACTGACATCCGCCGCGCAGGCGCACGACTTCCACATCCGCAGCTTTCATATTGAAGTCCGCGGCGTGTGCGCTGCCTGCGCAGCCAAACGCGAGCGTGAAACATTCAAGCGTTAA